The nucleotide sequence GTTCCTTTTTCGTCGCCAGCTGCTGGCTGACCACCGCCGTCACAAACTGACCGACCCCCTCCCAGGAGCCGTCATTTTGCACATAATAATAAGCCAGCAGCTGTTCCCACTGCTGGACTTGGCCCTGGCGGGCCGCCATGGCATACTGCTGAAACAAATGTTTGACATACCCTTGGGAAATGGTGAGAAAAACGGCGGCCATGAACAGGATCAGAGCCGCCATCCCCAAGAACAATTTGTCCCGGACTTTCACAGGCGCTCACCGAATCGGTATCCGACCCCATATACCGTTTGAATATAGCGCGGTTCCGCGGGATCATCTTCAATTTTTTTCCTCAAATGGCTGACATGAGTATCCACCGTTCGCTCGTAGTTGAGGTAAGTCTCCCCCAGGGCGCTTTGTAACAGTTGCAAACGGCTGTAAACCGTTCCCGGCCTGGAAGCGAGGGTCACGAGAATTTTGAACTCCGTCGGGGTGAGAACGATCTCCTGATCCCCTTTCCACACCCGGAATTTCGTCTCGTCGATCGTCAAATCACCCCGGCGCAGCACCGAAGGCTCATCCCCGCCCCCCTGGGTGCGCCGCAACACCGAGCGAATTCGGGCAGCCAATTCCCGCAGGCTGAAGGGTTTGGTGATGTAATCATCGGCTCCCACCTCAAGGCCGACGATCTTATCCGCCTCTTCCGTCCGGGCCGTCACCATGATGATGCCCACGCTGCCCATCCGGCGCAGCTCCCGACAGACATCGAGTCCGCTCATCTCGGGCAACATCCAGTCCAGGACCACAAGGTCGGGCTGATGTTTTTGAAAAACCTCCAAAGCCTCCCGGCCGGTTTGGGCGGTAACGATTCGGAACCCCTCCCCCTGCAGGAACGTCGCCATGACGTCCAGGACCCGCGGTTCATCGTCCACCAGCAAGAGCATCGCTTCCATGTCGACCCCGTCCTTTATCATCAACTGATGTCATTATACCGGACAATCTTGAAGATCTGTTGAAGAAAGGGCCCAAATTCGGGGCTCTTGCCCGCCCTTTCGCATAGTATGGCGTGAACAATGCCCAGCGGGAGGGAGTGCCGTGTTCACCCAACAAAAAGTGTACTACCCTTATGTGAGTCCCCACGATCCTTGTGCACCCATCCGACAAAAATTCTACCAAACGCCTCCAGAGTTGTACTTGGGATTTCAGCCACCGGGTTTGCCCCAGTACCCGGCCCGGGAAGCCTTGCGCCGGGGGACCCTTTGGCCGGCGTTATACAGCCCGTACGGGGAACCCCATCGGGGGGATCACTCATGAAACCACCCGTATCCGAAGAGTATTACCAGTGGCTGGAACAGCTGCAAACGGTCGATTTTGTGTTGATGGAGTTGCATTTGTACCTGGACACCCACCCGGGGGACGCCCAAGCGCTCCAACAGTACCGAGCGTGGAACGAGCGCCGGAAAGCCATCGCGGCCGGGTTCGAGTCCCGGTTCGGACCCTTGACCGCCGGGGGCGTCGGGCGGTCCGCCCATCATTGGGAATGGGTGGAAAGTCCTTGGCCCTGGCAAGTTTAACCTCGGCGCTGACGAGGAGGGATGACGATGTGGGTATATGAGAAAAAGCTGCAATACCCGGTCCGGGTGAGCCAGTGCAACCCACGGCTCGCCAAATATTTGATCGAACAGTACGGCGGAGCGGATGGGGAGTTGGCGGCCGCCCTCCGATACCTCAATCAGCGTTACACCATTCCCGACCGGATCGCGGGCTTGCTCACGGACATCGGAACCGAAGAGTTTGGTCACCTGGAGATGATCGCCACGATGGTGTACAAACTCACCAAAGATGCGACCCTGGAGCAGTTGCGAGAAGCCGGGCTCGGCGACCACGTGGCAGACCACGGACCGGCACTCTTTTACCACAACGCGGCTGGAGCGCCCTTTACCGCCACCTATATCCAAGCCAAAGGAGACCCGATCACCGACTTGTATGAAGATATTGCCGCCGAAGAGAAAGCCCGGGCGACGTACCAATGGTTGATCGACATGTCCGATGATCCGGATGTGAACGATGCCCTGAGATTTCTGCGGGAGCGGGAAGTGGTTCACTCCCAGCGATTCCGGGAGGCCGTTGAAATCTTAAAACAGGAGCGGGAACAGCCACATATTTTCTAATTCCAGTTCCCGGCGATTCCTTTGACGGGGTTCCGTATGGCCTCGCCTCCTTCGGTTCAGATTAATCGACGAAGGAGGTCGGGACCGTGCGCAGAACCATTCCTTTCGCGGCCGCGATCCTCATCGCGGTCCTTTGTTTATGGGGGAGCGTAGCCCCTTCCGCTCAAGGGTTCGCCAACTGGAACTGGAACATGATGCGGGGCAGCCGGGGTGTGGACGTGACAGAGCTGCAAGGCCGGCTCCGCTATGTGAACTATTACCACGGAGCCATCGACGGGGTGTTCGGATGGCAGACCTATTGGGCCGTGAGAAATTTCCAGCGCGATGTCGGTCTGCGAGTGGATGGGATCGCCGGCCCCGCCACCAAAGCGGCTCTCGTGCAAAGGTCCCGGGGATACCGACCGGCCCCCGCCCAAACTTCGGCCTCGCCGGCCACCGGGGTCGGGCGGTTCTCCGCCCGGGACATCGACTTGTTGACCCGGGTGGTTTACGGGGAGGCCCGGGGAGAACCCTACACCGGCCAGGTCGCCGTCGCAGCCGTGGTCCTCAACCGTCTGGAAGATCCCCGCTTCCCCCACACCATCCCAGGGGTCATTTTTCAACCCGGGGCCTTTACCGCCGTCTCGGATGGACAGATCTGGCTCACCCCGGACAGCGAGGCCAGAAAAGCGGTCTTGGACGCCATCCGGGGGTGGGATCCCACCGGTGGAGCGATTTACTATTTTAACCCCGCCACCGCCACCTCCCGTTGGATTTGGTCCAGGCCCCAAATCAAACAGATCGGCCGGCACATTTTTACGCGATGAGAACGACTCGCATCGAGCTCGAAACAACGGCCACCAGAGGAGGTTCGCCGATGAACGCCAAACCCCTCTATTACATCGCCTTGGGAGATTCCATCACCGCAGGCAAAGGCGTACCTGAGGGAGCGGCTTATCCCAGCGTATTGTTTCGCCACCTGCGCCACAGTTCGGAGTGCCGCCTGGAAAATCTGGCCATCTCCGGGCTGACCAGCGGCGAGTTGCTCACTTTGGTGAGAAACCGATTCGCCCAGCGGCTGGCGCCGGCCAACTGTATCACCCTGTCCATTGGCGGTAATGACCTCCTGCGGCGGCTCATCACCGGTCACAGTAATCCCTACAGCTATGTGCGAGCGGTCCGGCAGCTCTGGACCACCGCCGCTGCCCTCATGGCGGAGATCCGGCGGCACGCCCCTTCCGCCCGAGTATTTGTTCTCGGCTTTTATAATCCTTATCCGGCGTCTTGGTGGGGCTTTCGCACAGCGGAGTGGCTGATCCGGCGCCTGAACCGCGAGTACGCCGCCCGGGTCGCCGGACCGCGCGTGGAGTTTATCAACCTTCAGGAGATCCTGCCCGGGGCCTCGCGGGGGTGGCTGTGCGACGGCGTTCATCCCTCGGTGGCCGGACACAGCCGAATCGCCGGAGCACTCTTTGACGCCTACCGAAGGACTTTGCCTAAAGAGTCGGGTTCTGGTCGTCTCATCCCGTCCGCTTATCGGGGTCCACGGGGTGTACAGCCGAAATCCGCGTCTTAATGTCTGGCAAGGGCTCCCGGACGAGCATTTGTTTGAATCCGTAAAAATGAAAGGGCAGGATCGGCCAAAAGTACGGGACTCCAAAGGATCGGCTCCTCCCGAGAAGCGCGAACCAACCGAGGATGCCCACGACGCACCCCCACGGACCGATGAGTGTGGTCAGGATGAGGAGCATCATTCGGACCAATCGGTTGGCGGCGGCGAGCTCGGGGCTGGAGGTCGCAAAAGATGCCACAAAGGTGACGGCCATAAACACCATGACTTCGGCGCTGTAAAGCCCTACGGTCACGGCGGTTTGACCAAAAATGACGCCGGCCACGATGCCGAGGGCGTTGCCCAGTGTCATCGGGGTATTGATCACTGCCCGACGAAGAATATCCATACCCACCTCAGCAAAGATCATTTGCATCCAGATCGGAATAGAACTCTCCTTATGGGGCACCACCCAATGAAGCGCCGGCATCGATGGGGCGAATTGGATCAAGGCCAGCCACACCGGAGGGAGGAGCACCGACAAAATAACGCTCAACAGCAAAATCCATCGCATATATGTGCCGCTGAGGGGAGTCTGATGGTAATCCTCCGGGTGCTGCACGTGGTCCACGAAGGTGGTGGGAAGAATGATCACCTCCGGAGACGTGTCCACAAAGATGGCCATATATCCCTGTAACAGATGGGTCGCCACCACATCCGGCCGCTCGGTATACCTGGCCATGGGATAGGGGTTCCATTTGTTGTCAATGAGAAACTCTTCGATCGACTGTTCCGCCATCGGGATCCCATCCACCTGGATCCCTTGGATTTTCTTCCGAACCGCGGCCAACAGATCCGGATTCACGATGTCGTTGATGTAAACCAAACACACATCCGTCTTCGAGCGCTGTCCCACCTGATGCAACTCGAAGCGCAGCCCGGGGTCCCGTAACCGCCTGCGCGTCAAGGCCACGTTCGTGACCAGGGTTTCGGTATATCCGTCCCGCGGGCCTCGAACCACCCGCTCCACGGCGGGATCATCCGGGTTTCGCGCCGGATAGAGGCGGGTGTCCACCAGGATGGCCTCGGATTGCCCATCGACAAAAATGGCGATGGGCCCTGACATGATGTTGATCAAAGCCTTTTCGAGGTCCTTGGTCCGATCGACCTGAACAAAAGGCAGTTCAGCATAGATCGCATCTCCCAGGGCCTTGACCTTGGCTCCGTGTACTTTGTTTTCCGCCAGCCGTTGGGCGACCCTTTCCACCGCCTTGACGATGTCAAACACGAATAAACTCTGGAAAAATCCGTTTAAGCCGTACACGGCCAGGCGCATACCAGAGAAATCGATGGGCCGGTACAGGACGTCAAAACTTACACCCACGCCGAGAGTTTGGTTCACTTCCTCTACAACGCGGTCCAAATCGGCATTGATCGGCCGCACCGCACTGCCTCCCTTTCTTCATTCCCCCAGTTTCTCCCGATCCCGGGGCCAATAATCGAAGAGGCGAGCAAACCGATCCAGGTTCTGGTGCGCCGCCAGCCCATTTCACCCTTTTGCTTTGGTATCAGTCGATCTGAGGCAGCGTATCCGTCTCTCCCCTCAGGTAGGCAATTTCCTCGCCATAATGACCCTCCGGCGTTTCCAGGATCAAAGGCAGGTCCCGCAACACTTCATGGTGGCAGATGCGCCGTAGGACTTCGGCCCCGATGGAACCGTACCCGATGTTTGCATGCCGGTCTTTTCGGGAGTCAAAGGGGTTTTTGCTGTCATTAATATGAAACACCTTCAGGCGCTCAATGCCGATCACATCGTCAAAGGTATAAAGGACTTTGTCAAAATCCTCCACGATGTCATATCCCGCGCTGTACCAGTGACAGGTATCCCCGCACACCCCCAGGCGGTCCGAACGATCCACCCGGTGAATGATCTCTGCGATTTCTTCAAAGCGACTGCCCACCTTCGAACCATCTCCCGCCATGGTCTCCAGGAGCACCATCGGCCCCTCCGCCGCCTCATCCAGAATTCGGTTGAGTCCAGTGGCAATCCGTTCGATGCCGTATTCGATCCCCGCCCCGGTATGGGAACCCGGGTGAAAGACAATCCAAGGAATCTGAAGATAGGCGGTGCGGTCGATGTCCTCCCGCAATAGGCCGATTCCGTACTCCCAGGTATCGTCTTTTGGACTGGCCAAATTGATCAGGTAAGGCGCATGCACCACCGGATCGCCGATCCCGTGTTCTTTCATCAACGCCCAGGCTTCATCCCGATGAAATTGTTCGATGGGTTTAGCCCGGCCCCCCCGATTGGAGCGGGTGTAAATCATGAGGGAAGTGGCTCGGTATCCGATAGACTCCTCCACCGCTGCCAGCAGACCCGTTTTTGCAATGGACACATTGGCCCCGATTTTCATCGTCAATCACCTCGTGGT is from Kyrpidia tusciae DSM 2912 and encodes:
- a CDS encoding response regulator transcription factor, whose translation is MEAMLLLVDDEPRVLDVMATFLQGEGFRIVTAQTGREALEVFQKHQPDLVVLDWMLPEMSGLDVCRELRRMGSVGIIMVTARTEEADKIVGLEVGADDYITKPFSLRELAARIRSVLRRTQGGGDEPSVLRRGDLTIDETKFRVWKGDQEIVLTPTEFKILVTLASRPGTVYSRLQLLQSALGETYLNYERTVDTHVSHLRKKIEDDPAEPRYIQTVYGVGYRFGERL
- a CDS encoding spore coat associated protein CotJA, whose amino-acid sequence is MFTQQKVYYPYVSPHDPCAPIRQKFYQTPPELYLGFQPPGLPQYPAREALRRGTLWPALYSPYGEPHRGDHS
- a CDS encoding spore coat protein CotJB, with the protein product MKPPVSEEYYQWLEQLQTVDFVLMELHLYLDTHPGDAQALQQYRAWNERRKAIAAGFESRFGPLTAGGVGRSAHHWEWVESPWPWQV
- a CDS encoding manganese catalase family protein gives rise to the protein MWVYEKKLQYPVRVSQCNPRLAKYLIEQYGGADGELAAALRYLNQRYTIPDRIAGLLTDIGTEEFGHLEMIATMVYKLTKDATLEQLREAGLGDHVADHGPALFYHNAAGAPFTATYIQAKGDPITDLYEDIAAEEKARATYQWLIDMSDDPDVNDALRFLREREVVHSQRFREAVEILKQEREQPHIF
- the sleB gene encoding spore cortex-lytic enzyme, with translation MRRTIPFAAAILIAVLCLWGSVAPSAQGFANWNWNMMRGSRGVDVTELQGRLRYVNYYHGAIDGVFGWQTYWAVRNFQRDVGLRVDGIAGPATKAALVQRSRGYRPAPAQTSASPATGVGRFSARDIDLLTRVVYGEARGEPYTGQVAVAAVVLNRLEDPRFPHTIPGVIFQPGAFTAVSDGQIWLTPDSEARKAVLDAIRGWDPTGGAIYYFNPATATSRWIWSRPQIKQIGRHIFTR
- a CDS encoding SGNH/GDSL hydrolase family protein — its product is MNAKPLYYIALGDSITAGKGVPEGAAYPSVLFRHLRHSSECRLENLAISGLTSGELLTLVRNRFAQRLAPANCITLSIGGNDLLRRLITGHSNPYSYVRAVRQLWTTAAALMAEIRRHAPSARVFVLGFYNPYPASWWGFRTAEWLIRRLNREYAARVAGPRVEFINLQEILPGASRGWLCDGVHPSVAGHSRIAGALFDAYRRTLPKESGSGRLIPSAYRGPRGVQPKSAS
- a CDS encoding spore germination protein; this encodes MRPINADLDRVVEEVNQTLGVGVSFDVLYRPIDFSGMRLAVYGLNGFFQSLFVFDIVKAVERVAQRLAENKVHGAKVKALGDAIYAELPFVQVDRTKDLEKALINIMSGPIAIFVDGQSEAILVDTRLYPARNPDDPAVERVVRGPRDGYTETLVTNVALTRRRLRDPGLRFELHQVGQRSKTDVCLVYINDIVNPDLLAAVRKKIQGIQVDGIPMAEQSIEEFLIDNKWNPYPMARYTERPDVVATHLLQGYMAIFVDTSPEVIILPTTFVDHVQHPEDYHQTPLSGTYMRWILLLSVILSVLLPPVWLALIQFAPSMPALHWVVPHKESSIPIWMQMIFAEVGMDILRRAVINTPMTLGNALGIVAGVIFGQTAVTVGLYSAEVMVFMAVTFVASFATSSPELAAANRLVRMMLLILTTLIGPWGCVVGILGWFALLGRSRSFGVPYFWPILPFHFYGFKQMLVREPLPDIKTRISAVHPVDPDKRTG
- a CDS encoding deoxyribonuclease IV, coding for MKIGANVSIAKTGLLAAVEESIGYRATSLMIYTRSNRGGRAKPIEQFHRDEAWALMKEHGIGDPVVHAPYLINLASPKDDTWEYGIGLLREDIDRTAYLQIPWIVFHPGSHTGAGIEYGIERIATGLNRILDEAAEGPMVLLETMAGDGSKVGSRFEEIAEIIHRVDRSDRLGVCGDTCHWYSAGYDIVEDFDKVLYTFDDVIGIERLKVFHINDSKNPFDSRKDRHANIGYGSIGAEVLRRICHHEVLRDLPLILETPEGHYGEEIAYLRGETDTLPQID